A single genomic interval of Carassius gibelio isolate Cgi1373 ecotype wild population from Czech Republic chromosome A22, carGib1.2-hapl.c, whole genome shotgun sequence harbors:
- the LOC127943199 gene encoding roquin-1-like isoform X1, producing the protein MPVQAPQWTEFLLCPICTQTFEESHRKPISLGCGHTVCKMCLNKLHRKACPFDQTTISTDIEQLPVNTALLQLVSGQVPKPPPVTLLTAAEDVEHYEESRTCVEDLALYLKPLSNTRGAGLNGAAQSVLSRPMQRKLVTLVHCQLVEEEGRIRAMRAARSLGERTVTELILQHQNPQQLSSNLWAAVRARGCQFLGPAMQEEALKLVLLALEDGSALSRKVLVLFVVQRLEPRFPQASKTSIGHVVQLLYRASCFKVTKRDEDSSLMQLKEEFRSYEALRREHDSQIVQIAMEGGLRIAPDQWSSLLYGDQSHKSHMQSIIDKLQTPASFAQSVQELTIALQRTGDPANLNRLRPHLELLADIDPSPDAPAPTWEQLAKGLEAVRTVVHGLVDFIQNHSKKGGDQQQPPQHSKYKTYMCRDMKQKGGCPRGASCTFAHSQEELEKYRKMNKRLGMRRQLSQSLTQLNEMDFGIGLLPDEGLSMEGLPRKPSSITNAILASGPESTFAHLVSRGSDPSYDPTHKPEKMNSGSLSAPGSPPESLESIPKSGMLINSHSRVDGDGTVGQKHMSAVPRVPHMYSPHHSDLYYSETRGPLPPSAQYESSQYPPGNPYPYHHVHPRYTRHPAQDPGMPPYPDSYSSSYTSERQCANPSSHYGYPSHHDGRRHSAYSHPQTYPPREELVRRSPDVPPQLPPQNSSYLPEQDGYSHSSQIRNYPRNAYTRSQPSLDYLHRRRQEIMAQLEDRKPLSSSHSHDPNCPQDMRGQSHYMQENSHGLGHFREADYTSSYSPWSCDPFGSYIGGKDIKSKEGMDTQQNLDKSKSLRAHGLELQRRAADVKDDDPIIPFGSLPTVSRFGAISRTSKPGYPPNSPMPPMPNSAKHITSAADYTYANQGGWSGDSYQPNQKSHGHFSERSGLSPAVQVREQLRMELQQVDLQISQQTQSRGLENPSSVMSQPSRADWSSGNVSSEQLSLELHQVERDIIMRTHEMARENHDGKYKRVSVENGQDEHTLQRDEHPLTLSEGSNGSIGMSLLTNKTSSLSLSSEQVASSPDLPKNGVAHS; encoded by the exons ATGCCAGTGCAAGCCCCGCAATGGACCGAATTTCTGTTGTGTCCCATTTGCACGCAAACCTTCGAGGAGAGCCACCGCAAGCCCATCAGCCTGGGCTGTGGCCACACTGTGTGCAAAATGTGCCTGAACAAACTGCACCGCAAGGCCTGCCCGTTCGACCAGACCACCATCAGCACGGACATCGAGCAGCTGCCGGTCAACACGGCGCTGTTGCAGCTCGTCAGCGGACAG GTACCCAAACCTCCCCCCGTCACTTTACTGACAGCTGCAGAGGACGTGGAGCACTATGAGGAGTCTCGCACATGTGTGGAGGACCTGGCCCTCTATCTCAAACCCCTGAGCAACACCAGAG GTGCAGGGCTGAATGGTGCTGCTCAGAGCGTTCTCAGCAGACCCATGCAGAGGAAGCTGGTGACTCTGGTGCACTGCCAGCTCGTGGAGGAGGAGGGCCGCATCCGGGCCATGCGGGCGGCCCGCTCTCTGGGTGAACGTACTGTCACTGAGCTCATCCTCCAGCACCAGAACCCCCAGCAGCTCTCCTCAAACCTGTGGGCCGCCGTCAGAGCCAGAGGCTGCCAGTTTCTCGGCCCTG CTATGCAGGAAGAAGCATTGAAGCTGGTCCTGCTCGCCCTGGAAGATGGTTCGGCCCTCTCACGGAAGGTTCTGGTCCTGTTTGTGGTCCAGAGACTCGAACCACGGTTTCCTCAGGCCTCAAAAACCAGCATAGGACACGTGGTGCAGCTCCTTTACAGGGCCTCCTGCTTTAAG GTGACCAAGCGTGATGAGGATTCCTCCTTGATGCAGCTGAAGGAGGAGTTTCGATCGTACGAGGCTCTTCGGAGGGAACACGACTCTCAGATCGTTCAGATCGCGATGGAGGGTGGACTGCGGATCGCCCCGGACCAGTGGTCATCTCTTCTGTACGGCGACCAGTCGCACAAATCCCACATGCAGTCCATCATAGACAAG TTGCAGACACCAGCATCCTTTGCTCAGAGTGTGCAGGAACTCACCATCGCCCTTCAGAGAACGGGAGATCCAGCCAATCTCAACCGCCTCAGACCCCATCTGGAGCTGCTGGCTGACATCGACCCCAGCCCAG ATGCCCCTGCGCCCACATGGGAGCAGCTAGCCAAAGGGCTGGAAGCAGTGCGGACCGTCGTTCATGGCCTGGTAGATTTCATCCAGAACCACAGCAAGAAAGGAGGGGATCAGCAGCAG CCACCACAGCACAGCAAATATAAGACCTACATGTGTCGGGACATGAAACAAAAAGGCGGCTGTCCTCGCGGGGCAAGTTGCACCTTCGCTCACTCTCAGGAAGAGCTTGAAAA ATACCGTAAGATGAATAAACGTTTGGGAATGAGGCGACAGCTCAGCCAGTCCCTGACCCAGCTGAATGAGATGGACTTCGGCATCGGTCTGTTGCCCGACGAGGGGCTGTCGATGGAGGGACTCCCACGCAAACCCTCCTCCATCACTAACGCCATCCTAGCATCAGGACCTGAATCCACTTTTGCCCACCTGGTTTCCAGAGGCTCAGACCCATCATATGACCCCACACACAAACCGGAGAAGATGAATTCTGGGAGCCTCAGCGCGCCTGGCTCACCTCCAGAGTC ATTGGAATCCATCCCAAAGTCAGGGATGCTCATAAATTCCCACTCCAGGGTGGACGGTGATGGCACAGTCGGACAGAAGCACATGTCTGCGGTGCCTAGAGTTCCTCACATGTATTCACCGCACCACTCTGACCTGTATTACTCTGAGACACGAGGCCCTCTGCCACCCTCCGCTCAATATGAATCTTCCCAGTACCCTCCAG GTAATCCTTATCCTTACCACCATGTGCACCCACGCTACACCCGTCACCCTGCTCAAGATCCAGGCATGCCACCATATCCGGATTCCTATTCCAGTTCCTACACCTCGGAGCGCCAATGCGCCAACCCAAGCTCCCATTACGGCTACCCTTCACACCACGATGGCCGTCGCCACTCAGCCTACTCCCATCCCCAAACATACCCCCCTCGGGAGGAACTGGTCCGTAGGAGTCCGGACGTTCCCCCACAACTACCACCCCAAAATTCTTCGTACTTGCCAGAACAAGACGGTTATAGCCACTCCAGTCAGATCAGGAATTACCCAAGG AATGCCTACACGCGATCCCAGCCTTCCCTAGACTACCTGCACCGTCGAAGACAGGAGATCATGGCCCAGCTGGAGGATAGAAAGCCCCTTAGCTCCTCACACTCGCACGACCCCAACTGCCCTCAGGACATGAGGGGACAGAGCCAT TACATGCAAGAGAACTCCCATGGTTTAGGACACTTCCGGGAAGCAGACTACACCAGCTCCTATTCACCTTGGTCATGTGACCCCTTCGGTTCCTACATTGGCGGCAAGGATATAAAATCCAAAGAGGGCATGGACACA CAGCAAAATTTAGACAAAAGCAAAAGTCTGAGAGCACACGGCTTGGAGCTTCAACGCAGAGCGGCAGACGTCAAAGACGACGACCCCATCATTCCCTTTGGCTCTCTGCCGACCGTGTCTCGTTTTGGAGCCATCTCGCGCACGTCTAAACCGGGCTACCCGCCAAACAGTCCCATGCCACCCATGCCAAACTCAGCCAAACACATCACTTCTGCTG CTGACTACACCTATGCGAATCAAGGTGGGTGGAGTGGCGACTCTTACCAGCCGAACCAAAAGTCTCATGGGCACTTCAGCGAGCG GTCCGGTTTATCCCCTGCCGTGCAGGTGCGGGAGCAATTGAGGATGGAGCTACAGCAGGTCGACCTGCAAATCAGCCAGCAGACGCAGAGCCGCGGCCTGGAG AACCCAAGCTCAGTCATGTCCCAGCCGTCTCGAGCGGACTGGTCCTCAGGGAATGTGTCCAGTGAACAGCTGAGTCTCGAGCTGCACCAGGTGGAGAGAGATATCATCATGAGGACACATGAGATGGCCAGG GAGAACCACGATGGCAAGTACAAGCGGGTCTCAGTCGAAAATGGACAAGATGAACACACTCTACAGCGAGATGAGCATCCACTCACTCTTAG TGAGGGCTCAAACGGCTCCATCGGCATGTCCTTGCTGACCAACAAGACGTCATCTCTCAGTTTGTCCTCTGAACAGGTGGCCAGCAGCCCTGATCTGCCCAAGAACGGAGTCGCCCACTCCTAG
- the LOC127943199 gene encoding roquin-1-like isoform X2, whose translation MPVQAPQWTEFLLCPICTQTFEESHRKPISLGCGHTVCKMCLNKLHRKACPFDQTTISTDIEQLPVNTALLQLVSGQVPKPPPVTLLTAAEDVEHYEESRTCVEDLALYLKPLSNTRGAGLNGAAQSVLSRPMQRKLVTLVHCQLVEEEGRIRAMRAARSLGERTVTELILQHQNPQQLSSNLWAAVRARGCQFLGPAMQEEALKLVLLALEDGSALSRKVLVLFVVQRLEPRFPQASKTSIGHVVQLLYRASCFKVTKRDEDSSLMQLKEEFRSYEALRREHDSQIVQIAMEGGLRIAPDQWSSLLYGDQSHKSHMQSIIDKLQTPASFAQSVQELTIALQRTGDPANLNRLRPHLELLADIDPSPDAPAPTWEQLAKGLEAVRTVVHGLVDFIQNHSKKGGDQQQPPQHSKYKTYMCRDMKQKGGCPRGASCTFAHSQEELEKYRKMNKRLGMRRQLSQSLTQLNEMDFGIGLLPDEGLSMEGLPRKPSSITNAILASGPESTFAHLVSRGSDPSYDPTHKPEKMNSGSLSAPGSPPESLESIPKSGMLINSHSRVDGDGTVGQKHMSAVPRVPHMYSPHHSDLYYSETRGPLPPSAQYESSQYPPGNPYPYHHVHPRYTRHPAQDPGMPPYPDSYSSSYTSERQCANPSSHYGYPSHHDGRRHSAYSHPQTYPPREELVRRSPDVPPQLPPQNSSYLPEQDGYSHSSQIRNYPRNAYTRSQPSLDYLHRRRQEIMAQLEDRKPLSSSHSHDPNCPQDMRGQSHYMQENSHGLGHFREADYTSSYSPWSCDPFGSYIGGKDIKSKEGMDTQNLDKSKSLRAHGLELQRRAADVKDDDPIIPFGSLPTVSRFGAISRTSKPGYPPNSPMPPMPNSAKHITSAADYTYANQGGWSGDSYQPNQKSHGHFSERSGLSPAVQVREQLRMELQQVDLQISQQTQSRGLENPSSVMSQPSRADWSSGNVSSEQLSLELHQVERDIIMRTHEMARENHDGKYKRVSVENGQDEHTLQRDEHPLTLSEGSNGSIGMSLLTNKTSSLSLSSEQVASSPDLPKNGVAHS comes from the exons ATGCCAGTGCAAGCCCCGCAATGGACCGAATTTCTGTTGTGTCCCATTTGCACGCAAACCTTCGAGGAGAGCCACCGCAAGCCCATCAGCCTGGGCTGTGGCCACACTGTGTGCAAAATGTGCCTGAACAAACTGCACCGCAAGGCCTGCCCGTTCGACCAGACCACCATCAGCACGGACATCGAGCAGCTGCCGGTCAACACGGCGCTGTTGCAGCTCGTCAGCGGACAG GTACCCAAACCTCCCCCCGTCACTTTACTGACAGCTGCAGAGGACGTGGAGCACTATGAGGAGTCTCGCACATGTGTGGAGGACCTGGCCCTCTATCTCAAACCCCTGAGCAACACCAGAG GTGCAGGGCTGAATGGTGCTGCTCAGAGCGTTCTCAGCAGACCCATGCAGAGGAAGCTGGTGACTCTGGTGCACTGCCAGCTCGTGGAGGAGGAGGGCCGCATCCGGGCCATGCGGGCGGCCCGCTCTCTGGGTGAACGTACTGTCACTGAGCTCATCCTCCAGCACCAGAACCCCCAGCAGCTCTCCTCAAACCTGTGGGCCGCCGTCAGAGCCAGAGGCTGCCAGTTTCTCGGCCCTG CTATGCAGGAAGAAGCATTGAAGCTGGTCCTGCTCGCCCTGGAAGATGGTTCGGCCCTCTCACGGAAGGTTCTGGTCCTGTTTGTGGTCCAGAGACTCGAACCACGGTTTCCTCAGGCCTCAAAAACCAGCATAGGACACGTGGTGCAGCTCCTTTACAGGGCCTCCTGCTTTAAG GTGACCAAGCGTGATGAGGATTCCTCCTTGATGCAGCTGAAGGAGGAGTTTCGATCGTACGAGGCTCTTCGGAGGGAACACGACTCTCAGATCGTTCAGATCGCGATGGAGGGTGGACTGCGGATCGCCCCGGACCAGTGGTCATCTCTTCTGTACGGCGACCAGTCGCACAAATCCCACATGCAGTCCATCATAGACAAG TTGCAGACACCAGCATCCTTTGCTCAGAGTGTGCAGGAACTCACCATCGCCCTTCAGAGAACGGGAGATCCAGCCAATCTCAACCGCCTCAGACCCCATCTGGAGCTGCTGGCTGACATCGACCCCAGCCCAG ATGCCCCTGCGCCCACATGGGAGCAGCTAGCCAAAGGGCTGGAAGCAGTGCGGACCGTCGTTCATGGCCTGGTAGATTTCATCCAGAACCACAGCAAGAAAGGAGGGGATCAGCAGCAG CCACCACAGCACAGCAAATATAAGACCTACATGTGTCGGGACATGAAACAAAAAGGCGGCTGTCCTCGCGGGGCAAGTTGCACCTTCGCTCACTCTCAGGAAGAGCTTGAAAA ATACCGTAAGATGAATAAACGTTTGGGAATGAGGCGACAGCTCAGCCAGTCCCTGACCCAGCTGAATGAGATGGACTTCGGCATCGGTCTGTTGCCCGACGAGGGGCTGTCGATGGAGGGACTCCCACGCAAACCCTCCTCCATCACTAACGCCATCCTAGCATCAGGACCTGAATCCACTTTTGCCCACCTGGTTTCCAGAGGCTCAGACCCATCATATGACCCCACACACAAACCGGAGAAGATGAATTCTGGGAGCCTCAGCGCGCCTGGCTCACCTCCAGAGTC ATTGGAATCCATCCCAAAGTCAGGGATGCTCATAAATTCCCACTCCAGGGTGGACGGTGATGGCACAGTCGGACAGAAGCACATGTCTGCGGTGCCTAGAGTTCCTCACATGTATTCACCGCACCACTCTGACCTGTATTACTCTGAGACACGAGGCCCTCTGCCACCCTCCGCTCAATATGAATCTTCCCAGTACCCTCCAG GTAATCCTTATCCTTACCACCATGTGCACCCACGCTACACCCGTCACCCTGCTCAAGATCCAGGCATGCCACCATATCCGGATTCCTATTCCAGTTCCTACACCTCGGAGCGCCAATGCGCCAACCCAAGCTCCCATTACGGCTACCCTTCACACCACGATGGCCGTCGCCACTCAGCCTACTCCCATCCCCAAACATACCCCCCTCGGGAGGAACTGGTCCGTAGGAGTCCGGACGTTCCCCCACAACTACCACCCCAAAATTCTTCGTACTTGCCAGAACAAGACGGTTATAGCCACTCCAGTCAGATCAGGAATTACCCAAGG AATGCCTACACGCGATCCCAGCCTTCCCTAGACTACCTGCACCGTCGAAGACAGGAGATCATGGCCCAGCTGGAGGATAGAAAGCCCCTTAGCTCCTCACACTCGCACGACCCCAACTGCCCTCAGGACATGAGGGGACAGAGCCAT TACATGCAAGAGAACTCCCATGGTTTAGGACACTTCCGGGAAGCAGACTACACCAGCTCCTATTCACCTTGGTCATGTGACCCCTTCGGTTCCTACATTGGCGGCAAGGATATAAAATCCAAAGAGGGCATGGACACA CAAAATTTAGACAAAAGCAAAAGTCTGAGAGCACACGGCTTGGAGCTTCAACGCAGAGCGGCAGACGTCAAAGACGACGACCCCATCATTCCCTTTGGCTCTCTGCCGACCGTGTCTCGTTTTGGAGCCATCTCGCGCACGTCTAAACCGGGCTACCCGCCAAACAGTCCCATGCCACCCATGCCAAACTCAGCCAAACACATCACTTCTGCTG CTGACTACACCTATGCGAATCAAGGTGGGTGGAGTGGCGACTCTTACCAGCCGAACCAAAAGTCTCATGGGCACTTCAGCGAGCG GTCCGGTTTATCCCCTGCCGTGCAGGTGCGGGAGCAATTGAGGATGGAGCTACAGCAGGTCGACCTGCAAATCAGCCAGCAGACGCAGAGCCGCGGCCTGGAG AACCCAAGCTCAGTCATGTCCCAGCCGTCTCGAGCGGACTGGTCCTCAGGGAATGTGTCCAGTGAACAGCTGAGTCTCGAGCTGCACCAGGTGGAGAGAGATATCATCATGAGGACACATGAGATGGCCAGG GAGAACCACGATGGCAAGTACAAGCGGGTCTCAGTCGAAAATGGACAAGATGAACACACTCTACAGCGAGATGAGCATCCACTCACTCTTAG TGAGGGCTCAAACGGCTCCATCGGCATGTCCTTGCTGACCAACAAGACGTCATCTCTCAGTTTGTCCTCTGAACAGGTGGCCAGCAGCCCTGATCTGCCCAAGAACGGAGTCGCCCACTCCTAG